In the Colletotrichum lupini chromosome 1, complete sequence genome, one interval contains:
- a CDS encoding pectate lyase 2, with the protein MKLTGFASWAFLAIAASASPTPTNPEGRLLNKRAAITDAANIGYATQNGGTKGGAGGTTTTVTNLAQLSAAAIASGPGIVIVSGNIVGAAKVQVGSDKTIVGKTGSSLEGIGLTILGQKNVIVRNMKISKVEADYGDAITIQLSKNVWVDHCDLSATRDGDKDFYDGLTDLSHAADWVTISHTYFHDHSKGSLVGHSDSNAAEDTGTLHVTYANNHFYNVRSRGPLLRFGTAHIYNQFYNTMDTGINTRMSAQALIQSSVFENVGKKAIFSESSKEIGYAVAIDVVLGGESQNTASVGTLNANSPPYSYSLLGSANVKAAVTKEAGQTLGF; encoded by the exons ATGAAGCTGACTGGCTTTGCGTCTTGGGCCTTTCTGGCTATCGCTGCATCGGCTTCGCCCACTCCTACGAACCCTGAAGGCCGTCTCCTGAACAAGAGGGCTGCTATCACGGATGCAGCAAACATTGGTTATGCCACTCAGAATGGCGG AACCAAGGGTGGCGCCGGAGGAACCACTACTACAGTGACGAACCTTGCTCAACTATCCGCCGCAGCGATTGCATCCGGTCCAGGAATTGTCATTGTTTCAGGCAACATTGTCGGCGCGGCAAAAGTCCAAGTCGGCTCTGATAAAACCATCGTGGGAAAGACGGGCAGCT CTCTCGAGGGTATCGGCCTCACTATTCTTGGACAAAAGAATGTTATCGTCCGCAACATGAAGATCAGCAAGGTCGAAGCAGACTACGGTGACGCCATTACCATCCAGCTATCCAAGAACGTATGGGTAGACCACTGCGATCTTTCTGCCACCCGCGACGGCGACAAGGACTTCTACGATGGGTTGACAGATCTCTCTCACGCCGCTGACTGGGTCACCATCTCCCACACGTACTTTCATGACCACTCCAAGGGCTCTCTTGTTGGCCACTCTGACAGTAATGCCGCCGAGGATACGGGAACCCTCCATGTCACTTATGCGAATAATCACTTCTACAACGTCCGCAGTCGTGGCCCCCTTTTGCGTTTCGGAACTGCCCATATTTACAACCAGTTCTACAACACCATGGATACGGGCATCAACACTCGCATGAGTGCACAAGCTCTCATTCAGAGCTCCGTCTTTGAGAATGTCGGAAAGAAGGCCATATTTAGCGAGTCTAGCAAGGAGATTGG GTATGCTGTTGCCATTGATGTTGTGCTTGGTGGTGAAAGCCAAAACACTGCATCAGTTGGCACATTGAATGCTAACAGCCCTCCTTACTCGTACTCTCTTCTTGGATCTGCCAATGTGAAGGCTGCTGTGACCAAGGAGGCCGGACAGACTCTTGGATTTTGA